The Osmerus eperlanus chromosome 7, fOsmEpe2.1, whole genome shotgun sequence genome includes a region encoding these proteins:
- the hpn gene encoding serine protease hepsin, with protein MPETKNGRPGIALTCVLTPCRLVGVCVTVVLLGMVGVAVWAVVTYCTREEDTGLYDVQVNSMDQQLRVFDSAQHRWRPVCSSEANQLLASISCEEMGFVSVVNYSVSSLPEGSNEGGDFFCVKQEELTYGKRIKDSLYPCNCESGQVLTVLCQDCGRRSLTEDRIVGGVDARQGSWPWQVSLQYDGVHQCGGSVISDRWVVSAAHCFPERYRHLSRWRVLLGSNYNKPVHNTVVMAEVRTVVYHSSYLPFVDPNIDDNSRDIAVLALAQPLTFTDYIQPVCLPTYGQRLVDGQMGTVTGWGNVGYYGMLADVLQEAHVPIISDAVCNAPDYYDNQITTSMFCAGFEKGGIDACQGDSGGPFVAEDCLSKASRYRLLGVVSWGTGCAMAKKPGVYTRVARFLPWLSTAMRTYHNSPGFHKMART; from the exons ATGCCAGAGACAAAGAATG GAAGACCAGGGATAGCCCTGACCTGCGTGCTGACCCCGTGTCGgctagttggtgtgtgtgtgaccgtggtcCTATTAGGAATGGTTGGAGTGGCTGTCTGGGCTGTAG TAACCTACTGCACCAGAGAAGAAGACACAGGACTTTATGACG TCCAGGTGAACTCGATGGACCAACAGCTACGCGTGTTTGACTCTGCCCAGCACAGGTGGAGGCCGGTCTGCTCCTCAGAAGCTAATCAGCTGTTAGCCAGCATCAGCTGTGAGGAGATGGGATTTGTCAG TGTTGTTAACTACTCGGTGTCAAGCCTGCCAGAGGGAAGCAACGAGGGTGGAGACTTCTTCTGTGTCAAACAGGAGGAGCTGACCTATGGGAAAAGGATTAAAGACTCTCTTTACCCCTG TAACTGTGAGAGTGGCCAGGTTCTGACTGTGCTGTGTCAAG ACTGTGGTCGACGCAGCTTGACGGAGGACCGCATTGTGGGCGGTGTGGACGCACGGCAGGGCAGCTGGCCCTGGCAGGTCAGTCTGCAGTACGACGGGGTGCACCAGTGTGGGGGCTCCGTCATCTCTGATCGCTGGGTGGTCAGCGCGGCGCACTGCTTCCCCGA GCGGTACCGGCATCTCTCTAGGTGGCGTGTGTTGCTGGGCTCTAACTATAATAAACCAGTCCACAACACAGTGGTGATGGCGGAGGTCCGGACTGTGGTTTACCACAGCAGCTACCTTCCCTTTGTGGACCCCAACATAGATGACAATAGCAGAGACATTGCTGTCCTGGCTCTGGCACAGCCCCTCACATTCACTG ATTATATACAGCCAGTGTGTCTGCCCACCTATGGCCAAAGGCTGGTGGATGGACAGATGGGCACGGTGACAGGCTGGGGAAACGTAGGGTACTACG gtaTGCTAGCTGATGTCCTCCAGGAAGCTCACGTGCCCATCATCAGTGATGCTGTGTGCAACGCCCCAGATTACTATGACAACCAGATTACCACCAGCATGTTTTGTGCCGGCTTTGAGAAAGGTGGCATTGATGCGTGTCAG gGGGATAGTGGTGGTCCCTTTGTGGCAGAGGACTGCCTTTCCAAGGCTAGCCGCTACCGTCTGCTGGGCGTGGTGAGCTGGGGAACCGGCTGTGCCATGGCCAAGAAGCCTGGCGTTTATACCAGGGTGGCACGCTTCTTGCCATGGTTATCCACCGCAATGAGG ACCTATCACAACTCTCCAGGCTTTCACAAGATGGCTAGAACATGA
- the LOC134023418 gene encoding phospholemman-like isoform X1, with protein sequence MSNSSKMAMISAWVLMTVVSLVFAEEQKPEEDPFTFDYHRLRVGGLILAAVLCLIGITILFSGHCRCKFNQDKRRRTGSNAQQMLNDQARASEC encoded by the exons AT GTCAAACAGCTCCAAGATGGCCATGATCTCAGCCTGGGTCTTGATGACAG TTGTATCCCTGGTTTTCGCTGAGGAGCAGAAAC CTGAAGAGGACCCATTTACCTTTG ATTACCACAGGCTTCGTGTCGGTGGTCTGATCCTGGCAGCAGTCCTCTGCCTGATAGGCATCACTATTCTCTTCA GTGGACACTGCCGATGCAAGTTTAACCAGGACAAGAGAAGGAGGACTGGAAGCAATGCCCAGCAGATGCTTAATGACCAAG CTCGGGCCAGTGAGTGTTAG
- the LOC134023414 gene encoding uncharacterized protein LOC134023414, with protein sequence MEKGVKELQTWLLLSVILQAVACEWAVHLPHNQVCAVAGSSVVLPCSFDYPRNPPHNGVERTREELSEVGEEQPSFRVLSEMWCLEQSRCITPRYVYHSAQIFPEPAYRGRVEYLGKPGSKNCSLRISDLSTSDSATYVFYLITNHPVEKLPAQRGVQLMVSSDSAEDGACWKKIEKQESVIGNKIMILGVALAIILVLLVTVACIGRRLRSLSGSRQQAYALTETSQTA encoded by the exons ATGGAGAAAGGGGTCAAAGAGCTTCAGACATGGCTTCTACTGTCAGTTATTCTGCAAG CTGTCGCCTGTGAGTGGGCAGTGCACCTCCCCCATAATCAAGTGTGTGCTGTGGCTGGCTCCTCGGTGGTCCTCCCTTGCTCCTTTGACTACCCACGCAACCCTCCTCATAATGGGGTTGAGCGTACACGTGAGGAGCTGAGTGAGGTGGGAGAAGAGCAACCGTCTTTCAGAGTCCTGTCTGAAATGTGGTGTCTGGAGCAGAGTCGTTGCATCACCCCCAG GTATGTTTACCACAGTGCACAGATCTTCCCTGAACCTGCTTACCGGGGCAGGGTGGAGTACCTGGGAAAACCAGGCAGCAAGAACTGTTCTCTGCGTATCTCAGATTTGAGTACATCTGACAGTGCAACATATGTCTTCTACCTAATCACTAATCACCCAGTGGAGAAGTTACCTGCACAGCGTGGCGTACAGTTGATGGTGTCAA GTGACTCTGCTGAAGATGGTGCCTGTTGGAAGAAAATAGAGAAGCAGGAGTCTGTGATTGGAAACAAGATCATGATTTTAGGCGTTGCCCTGGCTATCATATTGGTCCTCCTGGTGACAGTGGCATGCATTGGAAG gagattgagaagccTGTCAGGGTCCAGACAACAAGCCTATGCCCTGACAGAGACTTCACAGACTGCCTGA
- the LOC134023418 gene encoding phospholemman-like isoform X2: protein MAMISAWVLMTVVSLVFAEEQKPEEDPFTFDYHRLRVGGLILAAVLCLIGITILFSGHCRCKFNQDKRRRTGSNAQQMLNDQARASEC from the exons ATGGCCATGATCTCAGCCTGGGTCTTGATGACAG TTGTATCCCTGGTTTTCGCTGAGGAGCAGAAAC CTGAAGAGGACCCATTTACCTTTG ATTACCACAGGCTTCGTGTCGGTGGTCTGATCCTGGCAGCAGTCCTCTGCCTGATAGGCATCACTATTCTCTTCA GTGGACACTGCCGATGCAAGTTTAACCAGGACAAGAGAAGGAGGACTGGAAGCAATGCCCAGCAGATGCTTAATGACCAAG CTCGGGCCAGTGAGTGTTAG